One part of the Ignisphaera cupida genome encodes these proteins:
- a CDS encoding 30S ribosomal protein S12 → MAGKKGAYGLYAARKLKLKRLKFRWSQRDFRIRMLKLKEKYDPLEGAPMARGIVLEKVGVEARQPNAAVRKCVRVQIVKNGKVVTAFVPYDGGLNFIEEHDEVLIAGIGGTRGKSMGDLPGVKYKVIAVNGVALTELLKGKKQKPLR, encoded by the coding sequence TTGGCAGGGAAAAAAGGAGCTTATGGTCTCTATGCTGCGAGAAAGCTAAAACTAAAAAGATTAAAGTTCAGATGGTCTCAAAGAGACTTTAGAATAAGAATGTTAAAGCTGAAGGAGAAGTATGATCCATTGGAAGGAGCTCCAATGGCTAGGGGAATAGTTTTAGAGAAGGTTGGTGTTGAGGCAAGACAGCCAAATGCAGCTGTGAGGAAATGTGTTCGTGTGCAAATTGTTAAGAATGGCAAGGTTGTAACAGCTTTTGTTCCTTATGATGGTGGTCTAAACTTTATTGAGGAACACGATGAAGTCTTGATTGCTGGCATTGGGGGTACCAGGGGCAAGTCCATGGGTGATCTGCCAGGTGTCAAATATAAAGTTATTGCTGTTAATGGTGTTGCATTAACAGAATTATTAAAAGGTAAGAAGCAAAAACCATTGAGGTAA
- a CDS encoding 50S ribosomal protein L30e, translating into MSDQQSLDNLLKYVARTGKIVIGFNETLRYVKTGRVRFIVIASNIPESMKSDIEYYAKLSNVGIIEYPGSNRDLGTLLGKPFSISTLGIVETGQVSENALKAFVKSTTR; encoded by the coding sequence ATGTCTGATCAGCAATCACTAGATAATTTGTTAAAGTATGTGGCAAGAACTGGAAAAATTGTGATAGGATTCAACGAGACTTTGAGATATGTGAAAACAGGAAGGGTAAGATTTATAGTGATAGCATCCAATATACCAGAATCCATGAAAAGTGATATAGAGTATTATGCAAAGCTTTCAAATGTTGGCATAATAGAGTATCCTGGATCGAATAGAGATTTAGGAACATTGCTTGGAAAACCATTCTCGATATCAACACTAGGAATAGTGGAAACAGGGCAAGTATCAGAAAATGCGTTAAAGGCTTTTGTAAAATCTACAACTAGGTGA
- a CDS encoding NusA-like transcription termination signal-binding factor gives MAARINDIKPQFNVKLTMEEMRYMTIFQDVTGVTPKDCIVSDELNSIIFIVDGDKVGQAVGKKGYNVKYLAKLFGKNIDVVGWADNLEDFAKNIFIPARVYRVQLIESSERKSLYVYVDPKDKGIAIGRNGRNVAKAKILMKRYYNIDNVVIA, from the coding sequence ATGGCAGCAAGAATTAATGATATAAAGCCTCAGTTCAACGTCAAATTGACCATGGAGGAAATGCGATATATGACAATATTTCAAGATGTTACTGGTGTAACACCCAAAGATTGTATAGTAAGTGATGAGCTTAACTCTATAATATTCATTGTTGATGGTGATAAGGTTGGGCAGGCTGTGGGTAAGAAGGGCTATAATGTGAAGTATTTAGCAAAATTATTTGGAAAGAACATTGATGTTGTTGGCTGGGCCGATAATTTAGAGGATTTTGCTAAAAACATATTCATACCAGCAAGAGTTTATAGAGTTCAGCTTATTGAATCATCTGAAAGAAAGTCACTTTACGTGTATGTAGATCCAAAGGATAAGGGCATTGCGATTGGTAGGAATGGCAGAAATGTTGCAAAAGCCAAGATACTTATGAAGAGGTATTATAATATAGATAATGTTGTAATTGCATAG
- a CDS encoding 30S ribosomal protein S7: protein MSELQLRLSEIVADLDHIKLFGKWSYRDVVVLDPSLKKYISLKPVVVPHTAGKHAHRRFGKAVVPIVERLINRLMRKMKNTGKKHLAFNIVKNAFELIYAKTGENPIQVLVRAIENSAPREETTRIMYGGIVYHVAVDVSPMRRVDLALRHLTEGAFQCSFRSVKPIEECLADEIIAASANDSKSYAIQRKEEIERIALSSR, encoded by the coding sequence ATGAGTGAACTTCAGCTAAGATTATCTGAAATTGTTGCTGATTTAGATCATATAAAGCTTTTTGGGAAGTGGAGTTATAGAGATGTTGTAGTTCTTGATCCAAGTCTCAAGAAATATATTTCACTAAAACCTGTTGTAGTTCCTCACACAGCTGGTAAGCATGCTCATAGAAGATTTGGAAAGGCTGTGGTTCCAATTGTTGAAAGACTCATCAATAGGCTTATGAGAAAAATGAAGAATACAGGTAAAAAACACTTAGCGTTTAATATTGTTAAAAATGCATTTGAGTTAATATATGCTAAGACAGGAGAGAACCCTATCCAGGTTTTGGTTAGAGCAATTGAGAATTCTGCTCCTAGGGAAGAAACGACGAGAATTATGTATGGTGGTATTGTTTATCATGTTGCTGTTGATGTATCTCCTATGAGAAGAGTTGACCTAGCACTTAGACATTTAACAGAAGGAGCATTTCAATGCTCATTCAGATCTGTAAAGCCTATAGAGGAGTGTTTAGCTGATGAAATAATAGCTGCTTCAGCTAATGATAGTAAAAGCTATGCTATACAGAGAAAGGAGGAAATTGAGCGTATTGCTCTAAGCTCTAGGTAG
- the rpoA2 gene encoding DNA-directed RNA polymerase subunit A'', producing the protein MESSNTLQSTDFNSFEIIEKRLGNEAPQSIIDELKSIVSKYKISKDKLEEMINRIEREIEENSVEPGEPVGMVAAQSIGEPSTQMTLRTFHYAGVRELNVTLGLPRLIELVDAKKTPSTPLTYIYLKPEYRNSREKAIEVARRIEMTKVLNVTLRIDIDFFNNSINIILDRDMLEDKGVDVEEVLKVLQKAMKRARVIQSENNPYEIIIQFEEPIDPTKVEKLREKILNLRIKGIKGINKVIIQRRGDEYILVCEGSNLSELMQIDEVDYKRIRTNNVKEVEEVLGIEAARALLIEEIMNVLEEQGLEVDIRHVMLVADMMTRTGTVKQIGRHGVMAIKDSPLAKAAFEVTVKNLVNSAARGEVDKIAGITESVIVGNYIPAGTAKVGLVFNPYTKSER; encoded by the coding sequence ATGGAGTCTTCAAATACTTTACAAAGCACTGACTTTAACAGTTTTGAAATTATTGAGAAGAGGTTAGGAAATGAAGCTCCACAGTCTATAATAGATGAGCTTAAATCCATAGTGTCTAAATACAAGATTTCTAAAGATAAACTTGAAGAAATGATCAATAGAATTGAGAGGGAAATAGAAGAAAACAGTGTTGAACCTGGTGAACCTGTTGGAATGGTTGCTGCTCAAAGTATTGGTGAGCCAAGTACTCAAATGACTCTACGAACATTTCACTATGCAGGTGTAAGAGAACTTAATGTCACTCTTGGTTTGCCAAGGCTTATAGAGCTTGTAGATGCTAAGAAAACACCATCAACACCACTAACATACATATACCTTAAACCAGAGTATAGAAATAGTAGGGAGAAGGCTATAGAAGTTGCTAGAAGAATTGAGATGACAAAAGTTTTAAATGTTACATTACGCATTGATATAGACTTTTTCAATAATTCGATAAACATTATTCTTGATAGAGATATGCTTGAGGATAAGGGAGTTGATGTTGAGGAGGTTCTGAAGGTCTTGCAAAAGGCTATGAAGAGGGCCCGAGTTATTCAAAGCGAGAACAATCCATATGAAATTATAATACAGTTTGAAGAGCCTATAGATCCTACAAAAGTTGAGAAACTTAGAGAAAAGATACTGAATTTGAGAATAAAGGGTATTAAGGGCATAAACAAAGTTATTATTCAGAGAAGGGGAGATGAATACATTCTTGTTTGTGAGGGTAGCAACTTGAGTGAGCTTATGCAAATAGATGAAGTTGATTATAAAAGGATTAGAACAAATAATGTGAAGGAAGTTGAAGAAGTTCTTGGAATAGAAGCTGCAAGAGCACTTCTCATAGAAGAGATTATGAATGTACTTGAGGAACAAGGTCTTGAGGTGGATATAAGACATGTAATGTTAGTAGCTGATATGATGACTAGAACAGGAACTGTTAAGCAAATCGGTAGACATGGTGTGATGGCAATAAAGGATAGCCCACTTGCAAAAGCAGCATTTGAAGTAACAGTTAAAAACCTTGTTAATTCTGCTGCAAGAGGTGAAGTAGACAAGATTGCCGGCATAACAGAAAGTGTTATAGTAGGAAACTATATACCTGCAGGCACAGCAAAAGTTGGTCTTGTTTTTAATCCTTATACAAAGTCAGAGAGGTGA